A genomic stretch from Gardnerella leopoldii includes:
- the pstB gene encoding phosphate ABC transporter ATP-binding protein PstB, with product MGQRIDVKHLNIYYGDFLAVEDVNINIEPNKVTAFIGPSGCGKSTVLRTLDRMHEITPGARVEGQVLLEGRDLYGKDVDPVAVRRDVGMVFQRPNPFPTMSIRENVLAGVRLNNRKIAKSDADDLVEWALRGANLWNEVKDRLDKPGIGLSGGQQQRLCIARAVAVHPQVLLMDEPCSALDPISTLAVEDLINELKNDYTIVIVTHNMQQAARVADYTAFFNLKAVGKPGHLEYFADTTTMFNNPRNAEAERYISGRFG from the coding sequence ATGGGTCAGCGAATTGATGTGAAGCATCTGAATATTTATTATGGCGATTTTCTTGCTGTAGAAGATGTGAATATTAATATTGAGCCAAATAAAGTGACGGCTTTTATCGGACCTTCCGGATGTGGAAAATCAACAGTTTTGCGCACCTTAGACCGCATGCACGAAATCACTCCGGGCGCGCGAGTAGAAGGACAGGTGCTCCTTGAAGGCCGCGATTTATATGGCAAAGATGTGGATCCTGTGGCTGTCCGCCGCGATGTTGGCATGGTTTTCCAGCGCCCAAATCCTTTCCCAACAATGTCTATTCGCGAAAACGTGCTTGCTGGAGTTCGTTTGAATAATCGTAAAATTGCTAAGAGTGATGCTGACGATTTAGTTGAGTGGGCTTTGCGAGGCGCGAACTTGTGGAATGAAGTTAAGGATCGCTTAGATAAGCCGGGTATTGGTCTTTCTGGCGGTCAGCAGCAGCGACTTTGCATTGCTAGGGCTGTGGCTGTGCATCCGCAAGTTTTACTTATGGATGAGCCTTGCTCAGCTCTTGACCCTATTTCTACGTTGGCTGTAGAAGATTTGATTAATGAGCTTAAAAACGATTACACGATTGTGATCGTGACGCATAATATGCAACAGGCTGCGCGTGTTGCAGACTACACTGCATTCTTTAATTTGAAGGCTGTCGGTAAGCCTGGTCATCTGGAATACTTTGCAGACACGACTACTATGTTCAACAATCCGCGCAACGCTGAAGCTGAGCGTTATATTTCCGGTCGTTTTGGCTGA